A stretch of Aerococcus urinaehominis DNA encodes these proteins:
- a CDS encoding metal ABC transporter ATP-binding protein, with protein sequence MDYIKVDKLGFSWDDEPVLNNISFRVAQGEFVILTGENGAAKSTLLRNILGLLQPERGQVWISPVNSQGEKMQIGYVPQSIASFNSGFPSRVLEFVESGRFQQGRWFKQLDTVDHEHVERALKSVGMWDLRYKKIGELSGGQKQRICLARVFATDPDLFILDEPTTGMDKSSRSQFYDLLKHNTRVHGKAVLMVTHEDNMLKDFYDKQIHLVREEASPWRCFSMSSCKEPS encoded by the coding sequence ATGGATTATATTAAAGTTGATAAATTAGGATTTTCTTGGGATGATGAACCCGTATTAAATAATATTAGTTTTCGAGTAGCTCAAGGAGAATTTGTTATCCTGACGGGTGAAAATGGTGCAGCCAAGTCCACGTTATTGCGTAATATTTTAGGCCTACTGCAACCAGAAAGGGGCCAGGTTTGGATTAGTCCAGTTAATAGTCAGGGAGAAAAGATGCAAATTGGTTATGTACCACAATCAATTGCTTCATTTAATTCTGGCTTTCCGAGTCGGGTGTTGGAATTTGTGGAATCCGGCCGTTTTCAGCAGGGGCGTTGGTTTAAGCAGTTAGATACTGTGGACCATGAACATGTAGAACGGGCGCTTAAATCGGTTGGTATGTGGGACCTTCGTTATAAAAAAATTGGCGAGCTTTCAGGGGGACAAAAACAGCGAATTTGCCTAGCTAGGGTTTTTGCGACCGATCCCGATCTCTTTATCCTTGATGAGCCAACGACAGGTATGGATAAGTCCTCACGTAGCCAGTTTTATGATTTACTTAAACACAATACCCGTGTTCATGGCAAGGCTGTTTTAATGGTTACTCATGAGGATAATATGCTAAAAGATTTCTATGACAAACAAATTCACTTAGTTAGAGAGGAGGCCTCACCGTGGCGATGCTTCAGTATGAGTTCATGCAAAGAGCCCTCATAG
- a CDS encoding glycosyltransferase, which produces MQKIKGESIMRILQIMSGFGGGISSFIMNKAKQMPKYGVIFDVATYDECNQEFEQAISGTGGQIYRLANPKKAGYQAFKRSLLLAFEAHHYDAVHCHIAGYRALAYYHIAHPFVDNQFYLHAHTVRRLDTLGRKGRLLAAVERRINSHLSKAYLGCGRMANQSFYRLDLPESEMMVVPNSIEAQDFILSDQDQVKRREQLKAQLAINPNSYLIGHIGRLVAVKNHEKTLEIAALAKNQGLNLCFLIIGSGPRESELQKLVDQRGLSDYVKFTGRLAPISAYFAGLDALLLPSFTEGFPTTIVESQAAGVPALVSNRVTDEVDFGIDLVTYLPLEADSQVWLKHLLTSLEQAIPDSGHRMQVLEAKRFTNQASAQLYVDFMAGRISHFHL; this is translated from the coding sequence TTGCAAAAAATTAAGGGAGAATCAATCATGCGTATCTTGCAGATAATGAGTGGTTTCGGTGGTGGTATTTCATCCTTTATCATGAATAAGGCTAAGCAGATGCCCAAGTACGGGGTAATATTTGATGTGGCTACTTATGATGAATGTAACCAAGAATTTGAGCAGGCGATTAGTGGAACGGGTGGGCAGATTTACCGGCTAGCTAATCCTAAAAAGGCAGGTTATCAGGCTTTTAAACGGTCGCTCTTACTAGCCTTTGAGGCCCACCATTATGATGCGGTTCACTGCCATATTGCTGGTTACCGGGCGCTCGCATATTACCATATTGCTCATCCCTTTGTTGACAATCAATTTTACCTTCATGCCCATACTGTTAGGCGACTCGATACTTTAGGTCGAAAAGGCCGCCTGTTAGCCGCAGTTGAACGCCGGATTAATTCACATTTATCTAAAGCTTACCTGGGTTGTGGTAGGATGGCAAACCAATCCTTTTATCGCTTGGATTTACCAGAATCGGAGATGATGGTTGTACCTAATAGTATAGAGGCCCAGGATTTTATTCTGTCAGACCAAGATCAAGTAAAGCGACGAGAACAGTTAAAAGCTCAGTTGGCTATAAATCCAAATAGCTATTTAATCGGCCATATTGGCCGACTGGTGGCGGTTAAGAATCATGAAAAAACTTTGGAAATCGCAGCTCTAGCTAAAAATCAAGGATTGAATTTGTGCTTTCTAATTATTGGGTCAGGGCCTAGAGAAAGTGAACTACAAAAACTAGTAGATCAGAGGGGTTTAAGCGACTATGTAAAATTTACAGGTCGCTTAGCGCCAATTAGTGCGTATTTTGCTGGCCTAGATGCGTTATTACTACCATCTTTTACGGAAGGTTTTCCAACTACCATTGTCGAATCTCAGGCTGCTGGTGTACCAGCCTTGGTTTCTAATCGCGTAACTGATGAGGTAGACTTTGGTATTGATTTGGTAACTTACTTGCCCCTAGAGGCTGATAGCCAAGTTTGGTTAAAACATTTGCTAACTTCTTTAGAGCAAGCTATTCCTGATTCAGGACACCGCATGCAAGTACTAGAAGCTAAGAGGTTTACTAATCAAGCTTCTGCCCAACTCTATGTTGACTTTATGGCTGGCCGAATCAGTCACTTTCATTTATAA
- the purR gene encoding pur operon repressor, which yields MTKIKRSHRLVDITQYLLSHPHQLISMTYFVDRFNTAKSSISEDVAIVKDQLQAAGVGIVETVSGVTGGVRFIPYLAKDQAKSEVLTIIDQLKTGDRILPGGYFYLTDILSHPKYLQTIGRVLATKYAHSGATAILTAATKGVPLAQVVSMYLGIPYVMARRDSKVTEGPTVSVNYVARTNGRVEKLEVTRSSLAEDSKVILIDDFLNSGGTIHGMLGILKEFNSQCVGVAVLCESYRREADLSFEFDSLIKLGQPNTETGELSLEFGSIFD from the coding sequence ATGACTAAGATTAAACGTAGCCACCGTCTAGTGGATATTACCCAATACTTACTCAGTCACCCCCATCAACTGATTTCGATGACTTATTTTGTTGATCGCTTTAATACGGCTAAATCTTCTATTTCTGAAGATGTTGCTATTGTTAAAGACCAATTGCAAGCTGCTGGTGTTGGTATTGTTGAAACTGTGTCGGGGGTAACTGGTGGTGTTCGCTTTATACCATATTTAGCTAAAGACCAAGCTAAGTCAGAGGTCTTGACTATAATCGATCAATTAAAGACAGGTGACCGTATTTTGCCGGGGGGTTATTTTTACCTCACTGATATTTTGAGTCATCCCAAATACTTGCAGACAATTGGTCGTGTGCTGGCAACTAAATATGCCCATTCTGGTGCGACTGCTATTTTGACGGCTGCAACTAAGGGAGTTCCCCTAGCTCAAGTTGTTTCTATGTATCTAGGGATCCCCTATGTGATGGCGCGACGTGACTCTAAGGTTACTGAAGGACCAACTGTTTCTGTCAATTATGTGGCTAGAACCAATGGGCGCGTAGAGAAATTAGAGGTTACCCGGTCTAGTCTAGCAGAAGACTCTAAGGTCATTTTAATTGATGATTTTTTAAATTCAGGTGGTACTATCCATGGCATGCTTGGTATTCTAAAGGAATTTAATAGTCAATGTGTCGGTGTTGCTGTGCTTTGTGAAAGTTATCGACGTGAAGCAGACCTGTCTTTTGAGTTCGATTCTTTGATAAAATTGGGTCAGCCCAATACAGAAACAGGCGAATTATCCTTAGAATTTGGTTCTATATTCGATTAA
- the ispE gene encoding 4-(cytidine 5'-diphospho)-2-C-methyl-D-erythritol kinase, protein METYEIAPAKINLAQDILFKRPDGYHEIDMVMASVDLSDYLTFKCRSDQEIRVTTSQAFLPNDKRNHAYQAARLLQVNYQVAKGVDIGIKKRIPVAAGLGGGSTNAAAVLRALNRLWHLHLSQEELVKLASQLGSDVPYSLVGGVARVQGMGEIIKPLSKLPVSWVIIAKPPISVSTRKIFNQVDMQEFLKQPNASQVAAAIEAQDYQALMAATGNSLEQVTFARYPWLAELKAKMEKFGAQGVTMSGSGPSIIGFTQHQQRGQRIFNGLKGFCEEVYLVRVLNRPQDLRP, encoded by the coding sequence TTGGAAACTTACGAGATTGCACCTGCTAAAATCAATCTAGCCCAAGATATCCTATTTAAGCGTCCTGATGGTTACCATGAGATTGATATGGTCATGGCCTCGGTGGATCTATCTGATTATTTGACCTTTAAGTGTCGCAGTGATCAAGAAATAAGGGTGACGACTAGCCAAGCCTTTTTGCCTAATGATAAGCGTAATCATGCCTACCAAGCAGCCCGTCTTTTACAAGTTAATTATCAGGTTGCTAAGGGGGTGGATATCGGGATAAAAAAACGCATTCCGGTTGCTGCTGGTCTGGGTGGCGGATCGACTAACGCTGCAGCTGTTTTAAGGGCACTTAATCGCTTGTGGCACCTTCATCTTAGCCAGGAAGAATTAGTAAAATTAGCTAGTCAATTGGGATCAGACGTGCCTTACTCTCTCGTAGGGGGTGTGGCTAGAGTTCAAGGGATGGGAGAAATTATAAAACCACTTAGCAAGCTGCCTGTGTCCTGGGTGATAATTGCTAAGCCACCAATATCTGTCTCAACTCGGAAAATTTTTAATCAAGTCGATATGCAGGAATTTTTAAAGCAGCCTAATGCTAGCCAGGTAGCAGCAGCAATTGAGGCTCAAGATTATCAAGCCTTAATGGCAGCAACTGGTAATTCTTTAGAGCAAGTGACCTTTGCCCGGTATCCGTGGTTGGCTGAACTTAAGGCCAAGATGGAAAAATTTGGCGCCCAGGGAGTCACCATGTCTGGGTCCGGTCCTTCGATTATCGGCTTTACCCAGCACCAGCAGCGCGGTCAGCGCATATTTAATGGCCTCAAGGGTTTTTGCGAAGAGGTCTATCTAGTAAGGGTGCTCAATCGTCCTCAAGATTTGAGACCATAG
- a CDS encoding metal ABC transporter permease produces the protein MAMLQYEFMQRALIASAAIAVFSPVLGLFLILRRQSLMADTLSHISLAGVACGYLLGIDPTIATIVFVGLAALLLEYLRQVYANYSDISVAILMSGGMAVALLLLSRVESAASIDAYLFGSIVTISWFQVILLVILALLLITAYIIFRKPFYVLTFDEDTAHTAGLPTRLMSTLFSIVTGVAISVVMPIAGSLLVSAIMIMPTAIAMRSLKSFNTVILAAIAIGLVGMVGGLVTSYYFDTPPGATITCVFLSIFILQTILLRIKGR, from the coding sequence GTGGCGATGCTTCAGTATGAGTTCATGCAAAGAGCCCTCATAGCTTCTGCAGCTATTGCAGTTTTTTCTCCTGTTTTGGGTTTATTTTTAATTCTAAGACGTCAGTCCTTAATGGCTGATACCCTATCTCATATTTCATTGGCGGGGGTTGCTTGTGGCTACCTGCTCGGAATTGATCCGACCATAGCGACCATCGTTTTCGTCGGTTTGGCGGCATTATTACTAGAGTACCTGCGGCAAGTTTACGCTAATTATTCAGATATTTCAGTTGCTATATTGATGTCAGGTGGGATGGCAGTGGCCTTATTATTGCTGTCACGTGTAGAATCAGCAGCATCTATAGATGCCTATTTATTCGGATCTATTGTTACCATCTCATGGTTCCAGGTGATACTCCTAGTTATTTTAGCTTTGCTGCTAATTACAGCTTATATCATTTTTCGCAAGCCATTCTATGTTTTAACATTTGATGAAGATACTGCCCATACAGCTGGCTTACCAACGCGCTTGATGTCAACTCTCTTTTCGATTGTGACCGGTGTGGCTATTTCTGTAGTGATGCCAATTGCCGGGTCTTTATTAGTATCTGCTATTATGATTATGCCAACAGCCATTGCTATGAGAAGTCTGAAGAGCTTTAATACTGTTATCTTGGCTGCCATCGCAATTGGGCTGGTGGGTATGGTAGGGGGGCTAGTTACCTCTTACTATTTTGACACACCACCAGGAGCTACCATAACTTGTGTCTTTTTAAGTATTTTTATCTTACAGACTATTTTACTACGGATTAAGGGCCGCTAG
- a CDS encoding O-antigen ligase family protein, which produces MVWYMLLMVMSVFMGSEIMAVSLPFGQITIYRILVLGLLPLLILAIGRQDQKLTIDRQSYANFSVGVYIIWLLVGLVSVIWAVQVTAWIKGIFLLTLGVLAIVGLYTWVNKFFDWQLIFKGAWLMMTLLTLWGLTEIVTNTYLFADLATLDKYRTFASQPWTRIPITHFTNQNDFATMQLAYLASNGVIYHLTRTRGIKIVTVLMTALSLFLIFQSGSRMSLLMGLAYFLILILLQFKWDFKKHHYILAVLGLLVLVSAVWLLVPSIRSSLSSLYYTGQPGRIYGDTARVNMWRNGLIFLGQTLGFGVGAGNLPFWLEHYAPLPINKIYNIHNWWLEILVGYGWLVFALYLVMYGLVLYRLNQVRHRQNSSKRQVTNALMTFMIIFIPASITSANNMMIEWHWIFFGLIISYLHIMEKEYLINRRTR; this is translated from the coding sequence ATGGTCTGGTACATGTTACTAATGGTAATGAGTGTCTTTATGGGTTCAGAAATCATGGCGGTTAGCTTGCCGTTTGGTCAAATAACGATTTATCGGATACTCGTATTGGGCTTACTACCGCTACTGATATTAGCCATCGGGCGTCAGGACCAGAAGCTGACGATTGACCGACAGTCCTATGCTAATTTTTCAGTGGGCGTCTATATTATTTGGCTACTTGTAGGCCTGGTGTCGGTCATTTGGGCTGTGCAAGTGACGGCTTGGATTAAGGGTATTTTTCTTTTGACCCTTGGTGTTTTGGCAATTGTTGGTCTTTATACCTGGGTTAACAAGTTTTTTGATTGGCAGCTCATCTTTAAAGGTGCTTGGCTAATGATGACCTTATTGACTCTCTGGGGTCTGACAGAGATAGTAACCAATACTTATCTCTTCGCCGACCTAGCGACCTTGGATAAATATCGTACTTTTGCTAGCCAGCCTTGGACCAGGATTCCCATTACACATTTTACGAATCAAAATGACTTTGCCACGATGCAGTTGGCGTATTTAGCCAGTAACGGTGTCATCTATCATTTGACAAGAACTCGGGGTATCAAAATAGTGACAGTCCTCATGACGGCGTTATCATTGTTTTTAATTTTTCAAAGTGGGTCACGAATGAGCCTTTTGATGGGACTGGCTTATTTCCTGATTTTGATTTTACTCCAATTCAAGTGGGACTTTAAGAAGCACCACTATATCTTGGCTGTTCTAGGCCTCTTAGTCTTAGTGAGCGCAGTCTGGCTATTGGTGCCTAGCATCAGGTCTAGCTTATCATCCCTTTACTATACAGGCCAACCTGGCCGTATTTACGGGGATACGGCCCGGGTCAATATGTGGCGTAATGGCTTGATTTTTTTGGGCCAGACCCTAGGCTTTGGAGTGGGCGCTGGCAACCTACCATTTTGGTTGGAACACTATGCGCCCTTGCCGATCAATAAAATATATAATATTCATAACTGGTGGTTAGAGATATTAGTGGGTTACGGATGGTTAGTATTTGCCTTGTATCTGGTTATGTATGGCTTGGTTCTCTACCGGCTTAACCAGGTCCGTCACCGCCAAAATAGCAGTAAGCGTCAGGTAACTAATGCCCTAATGACTTTTATGATTATTTTTATTCCGGCCTCAATTACGTCTGCGAACAATATGATGATTGAATGGCATTGGATATTTTTTGGCTTAATTATTTCTTATTTGCATATCATGGAGAAAGAGTATTTGATCAATAGGAGGACGAGATGA
- a CDS encoding glycosyltransferase family 2 protein, translated as MTGENYLVSIVTPVYNAAAFIGETIQSVQNQTYENWELILVNDCSPDNSRDIILTYQAQDQRIKLIDLAENGGAAVARNAGLDAARGDFIAFIDSDDVWSPTKLADQLAFMIAHNYAFSYTDLALVDVDGQIIKPSQNIPKQLTYHQLLKNTAIACSTVMIDKRVTGSFHMPLVRKGQDTATWLMLMREHDLVAYGLDKVLNYYRQVPGSVSSNRLAALKRTWHTYYRLERLPLTKAAYYFGHYVYNAMRRRL; from the coding sequence ATGACAGGAGAAAATTATTTGGTGTCGATTGTCACACCTGTTTATAATGCGGCAGCCTTTATCGGTGAGACCATTCAAAGTGTTCAAAACCAGACCTATGAAAATTGGGAACTAATCTTGGTTAATGATTGTTCACCTGATAATAGTAGAGATATTATTTTGACCTACCAAGCCCAGGACCAACGGATAAAATTAATTGATCTGGCTGAAAATGGAGGAGCTGCCGTGGCACGCAATGCTGGCCTTGATGCAGCCCGGGGGGATTTTATTGCCTTTATTGATAGCGATGATGTTTGGAGCCCAACCAAATTGGCTGACCAGCTAGCCTTTATGATTGCTCATAACTATGCCTTTAGTTATACTGATTTAGCTTTAGTGGATGTGGATGGACAGATTATTAAGCCTAGTCAAAATATTCCCAAGCAATTGACCTATCATCAGTTGTTGAAAAACACTGCTATAGCTTGTTCAACAGTTATGATTGATAAGCGCGTAACCGGTTCGTTCCATATGCCACTAGTTCGCAAAGGCCAGGATACAGCAACATGGTTGATGTTAATGCGTGAGCATGATTTGGTAGCTTACGGGTTAGATAAGGTTTTAAATTACTACCGGCAGGTGCCCGGATCTGTTTCTTCCAATCGTTTAGCTGCCCTCAAGCGCACTTGGCATACTTATTATCGTTTGGAAAGACTTCCTCTAACTAAGGCGGCCTATTATTTTGGTCATTATGTTTATAATGCCATGCGTCGTCGACTCTAA